A stretch of the Glycine soja cultivar W05 chromosome 13, ASM419377v2, whole genome shotgun sequence genome encodes the following:
- the LOC114381972 gene encoding inorganic phosphate transporter 1-11-like, with protein MALEVLEALDSARTQWYHVTAIVIAGMGFFTDAYDLFCISTVSKLLGRLYYFDPSTPTVPGKLPLNVNNMVTGVALVGTLSGQLVFGWLGDKLGRKKVYGITLILMVFCAICSGLSFGATAKSVMGTLCFFRFWLGFGIGGDYPLSATIMSEYANKRTRGAFIAAVFAMQGVGIIFAGLVSMALSGIFKYYYPAPAYIDNPVLSTQPEGDLLWRLVLMIGSVPAMLTYYWRMKMPETGRYTAIIEGNVKQAAADMAKVLDIEIQAEQDKLAEFNANNNYPLWSNEFFKRHGRHLIGTMSSWFLLDIAFYSQNLTQKDIFPAVGLIHKDFEMDAIREVFETSRAMFVIALLGTFPGYWFTVFFIEKIGRYKIQLIGFFMMSFFMFIIGVKYDYLKNEGKGYFALLYGLTFFFANFGPNSTTFVLPAELFPTRVRSTCHALSAAAGKAGALVGTFGIQSLTVGGQSYKIKKVMIILAVTNLLGFFSSFLVTETKGRSLEEISGEDGRESELTPTPNNRIQGRIQGSRTETM; from the coding sequence ATGGCACTGGAAGTGCTTGAAGCGCTCGATTCAGCGCGCACGCAATGGTACCACGTGACGGCCATTGTTATAGCGGGCATGGGCTTCTTCACTGATGCCTATGACCTTTTCTGTATCTCAACGGTTTCGAAACTTTTGGGACGGTTGTACTATTTTGACCCGAGCACCCCAACGGTGCCTGGAAAGCTCCCGCTGAACGTGAACAACATGGTCACCGGTGTCGCACTCGTTGGGACCCTCAGTGGCCAGCTCGTCTTTGGCTGGCTCGGAGACAAGCTCGGCCGGAAAAAAGTTTACGGTATCACCCTGATCCTCATGGTGTTCTGCGCCATTTGCTCTGGACTATCGTTCGGGGCAACAGCGAAGTCTGTCATGGGGACGCTCTGCTTCTTCCGCTTCTGGCTCGGCTTCGGCATCGGCGGAGACTACCCGCTCTCCGCCACCATCATGTCGGAGTACGCCAACAAGCGGACACGCGGCGCATTTATAGCAGCCGTGTTCGCCATGCAAGGTGTGGGGATCATTTTCGCGGGTTTAGTCTCCATGGCCCTCTCAGGAATCTTTAAATACTACTACCCTGCCCCAGCGTACATCGATAATCCTGTCTTGTCCACACAACCCGAGGGTGACCTTTTGTGGCGGCTTGTTCTCATGATTGGATCTGTCCCTGCGATGTTGACTTACTATTGGCGAATGAAAATGCCGGAGACGGGGCGTTACACCGCCATCATCGAAGGAAACGTGAAGCAAGCCGCCGCCGACATGGCGAAAGTCTTGGACATAGAGATCCAGGCTGAGCAAGATAAGTTGGCGGAATTCAATGCTAACAATAACTACCCACTCTGGTCAAACGAGTTCTTCAAGCGACATGGACGCCACTTGATAGGAACAATGAGTTCATGGTTTTTGTTAGATATTGCGTTCTACAGCCAAAACTTAACGCAGAAGGATATTTTCCCTGCGGTTGGGCTCATACACAAAGACTTTGAAATGGACGCTATTAGGGAAGTGTTCGAGACGTCACGTGCCATGTTCGTGATCGCGTTGCTGGGAACATTCCCAGGGTATTGGTTCACTGTTTTCTTCATTGAGAAGATTGGAAGGTACAAGATCCAACTTATTGGGTTCTTCATGATGTCGTTCTTCATGTTCATCATTGGGGTGAAGTACGATTATCTCAAGAACGAGGGCAAAGGCTACTTTGCGCTCTTATACGGATTAACGTTCTTTTTTGCTAACTTTGGACCCAATAGCACGACGTTCGTGCTGCCCGCCGAGCTTTTCCCGACGCGCGTGAGAAGCACGTGTCACGCCCTTAGCGCTGCGGCGGGAAAAGCCGGGGCCCTCGTGGGGACATTCGGAATACAAAGTTTGACTGTGGGTGGTCAATCATACAAGATTAAAAAGGTGATGATTATTCTGGCGGTGACAAACTTGTTAGGGTTCTTCTCTTCGTTTTTGGTTACTGAAACGAAGGGACGGTCCTTGGAAGAGATTTCTGGGGAGGATGGGAGAGAGAGTGAACTCACGCCAACGCCCAATAATAGGATTCAGGGTAGGATTCAGGGTTCAAGGACTGAGACAATGTGA